TACGGTTCCAGATATCCGGCGACCACACCGCGTCGGACATAGACGCTGTACTGGATATCCTCAGGGAGTACAGGGAGAAACGGTAGGGTATATCAGCCACTCTCGCTCCACCAGGACAAGGAATACCGCCAAAGCCAGCATGTCGGCACTGCCTCCGGGACTTACCCAGTTGTCCAGACAGTAGCGTTCCATGGCGGCGACCTTGCGACGTCCCTCGGAGGTATTCATGCAACCAAGGCGCAAAGCCTCCTCGGCGGCCTCAGCCAGGTAGGCCATTTTTTCCCCTCCTCCTCGGGACAACACGTTGGTATCGTTTCCCGAGGCCACAACGGAGAGCAAAGCGTCGCACATGGCGGGAGACGATAGAGGATCGGGGTAGGCTCTAAGACGGGACAGGGCGACGAGAGCGCTGGGGAACCCTCTCTCCGCCTCTCCCCTGATCCCGTCGATCCCCATGTGGACGAAGAGCCTCTCTCCGGCGGAGAGGGGCTCTTCGTGCCTCAGGAGCAAAGGAGTCAGTTCCCTCTCGACTATTCCAGCCACGAAGGATCCTGCAGCCTTCGCCACGGCCTCTCCATGAGGGACCTCTCCTAAAGCCACGGTCCTCG
This genomic stretch from Dethiosulfovibrio faecalis harbors:
- a CDS encoding triphosphoribosyl-dephospho-CoA synthase — protein: MLSDRLATLAQRALIHEAASSPKPGLVTSIDRGAHHDMDFGSFVASALALGRFFKQAATIGTKLHSEPPEECLEALRFAGREAESSMEEATGGVNTHRGAIFSMGLAVAAVSRTVALGEVPHGEAVAKAAGSFVAGIVERELTPLLLRHEEPLSAGERLFVHMGIDGIRGEAERGFPSALVALSRLRAYPDPLSSPAMCDALLSVVASGNDTNVLSRGGGEKMAYLAEAAEEALRLGCMNTSEGRRKVAAMERYCLDNWVSPGGSADMLALAVFLVLVEREWLIYPTVSPCTP